From Roseburia hominis, the proteins below share one genomic window:
- a CDS encoding SOS response-associated peptidase, translating to MEGRESMCGRYYVASDLYDEIREFIRKANGKGPSSYDAGSSFHTEFSEELAGHNIVPATSSVIISSQKNSKSLTAEPMIFGFPGFQGSKRLINARAETVLTRPAFSQSMLSQRCLVPASRYYEWNHQKEKVTFHREGHSIFYMAGIYRIDNGQKYFAILTTEANASVRPVHHRMPLILEESEARNWLFDQEAAIRLLHKVPFSMARDQEYEQLELFPLG from the coding sequence ATGGAAGGACGTGAAAGCATGTGCGGACGGTATTATGTAGCTTCAGATTTATATGATGAGATCAGAGAATTCATACGAAAAGCCAATGGGAAAGGACCGTCTTCCTACGACGCGGGTTCTTCCTTCCATACCGAATTCTCCGAGGAGCTGGCCGGCCATAACATCGTCCCTGCCACATCCTCTGTAATTATCTCCAGCCAGAAGAATAGCAAAAGTCTCACCGCAGAACCGATGATCTTTGGCTTTCCCGGCTTTCAGGGAAGTAAACGTCTGATCAACGCCCGCGCTGAGACGGTGCTTACGCGCCCTGCCTTCAGTCAAAGTATGCTCTCGCAGAGATGTCTGGTCCCGGCAAGCCGCTATTATGAATGGAATCACCAAAAGGAAAAAGTGACCTTCCATCGGGAAGGTCACTCGATATTCTATATGGCCGGTATCTACCGGATTGATAACGGACAGAAATATTTCGCGATTCTTACCACCGAGGCGAATGCTTCTGTCCGCCCGGTCCATCACCGTATGCCGCTAATCCTTGAGGAAAGTGAAGCAAGAAACTGGCTTTTCGATCAGGAAGCTGCCATCCGTCTGCTGCATAAAGTGCCATTTTCCATGGCTCGCGACCAGGAATATGAGCAGCTTGAGTTATTTCCTCTCGGTTAA
- a CDS encoding toxic anion resistance protein has protein sequence MNNEFETFAQAPELTLEPFAMDTKQEIQSTPKPQEEEVQGENILSPEERAAVEKFASQIDLTNSTMIMQYGAGTQKKMADFSESALENVKTKDLGEVGDLLADVVKELKDFDEEEEKGFLGIFKKTSNKLQAMKAKYAKAETNVSQISKVLESHQVQLLKDVAILDKMYELNLTYFKELTMYILAGKKKLKEVRETTLAQLVQKAQVSGLAEDAQAARDLDGMCTRFEKKLHDLELTRTISMQTAPQIRLVQGNDTQMVEKIQSTLVNTIPLWKSQMVLALGVEHSAQAAKAQREVTDMTNELLRKNAEKLKIATIETAQESERGIVDMETLKNTNESLISTLDEVMRIQQEGRQKRQEAEREMQRMESELKNKLLQIRA, from the coding sequence ATGAACAACGAATTTGAAACATTTGCACAAGCACCGGAACTGACTTTGGAGCCGTTTGCGATGGACACGAAGCAGGAGATTCAGAGCACACCTAAGCCACAGGAGGAAGAGGTACAAGGAGAGAATATCTTATCTCCCGAAGAACGTGCGGCGGTGGAGAAATTTGCATCTCAGATCGATCTGACTAACTCTACCATGATCATGCAGTATGGTGCGGGAACGCAGAAGAAAATGGCGGATTTCTCTGAAAGCGCCCTTGAAAATGTGAAGACGAAGGATTTGGGAGAAGTAGGCGATCTGCTGGCAGATGTGGTAAAAGAACTGAAGGATTTTGATGAGGAAGAGGAGAAAGGCTTCCTTGGAATTTTCAAAAAAACCTCCAATAAATTGCAGGCGATGAAGGCAAAATATGCCAAGGCTGAGACGAATGTGAGCCAGATCAGCAAGGTTCTGGAGTCGCATCAGGTACAGCTTCTCAAAGATGTGGCAATTCTGGACAAGATGTATGAGCTTAATTTGACTTATTTTAAGGAGCTCACGATGTACATTCTGGCAGGAAAGAAGAAATTAAAAGAAGTACGGGAGACTACGCTGGCACAGCTTGTTCAGAAGGCACAGGTGAGCGGCCTGGCAGAAGATGCGCAGGCAGCAAGAGATCTGGATGGTATGTGCACCCGGTTTGAGAAGAAGCTTCATGATCTGGAACTGACCAGGACCATCTCGATGCAGACTGCACCGCAGATTCGTCTCGTTCAGGGCAATGATACGCAGATGGTGGAGAAGATCCAGTCCACTCTGGTGAATACCATTCCGCTCTGGAAGAGCCAGATGGTACTGGCGCTTGGCGTAGAGCACTCAGCTCAGGCAGCAAAAGCGCAGCGTGAAGTGACGGATATGACGAATGAACTGCTCAGAAAGAATGCGGAAAAGCTGAAGATTGCAACGATTGAGACGGCACAGGAATCCGAGCGTGGAATTGTTGATATGGAGACACTTAAGAACACCAATGAGTCCCTGATCTCCACTTTGGATGAAGTGATGCGCATCCAGCAGGAAGGCCGTCAGAAACGTCAGGAAGCAGAGCGAGAGATGCAGCGTATGGAATCAGAGCTTAAGAATAAGCTGTTGCAGATCCGCGCTTAG